In Devosia sp. 1566, a single genomic region encodes these proteins:
- a CDS encoding insulinase family protein, with protein MFSHPAFELVRDERIADVDSQALLYRHKKTGAEVLSLVNSDENKVFGVTFKTPPTDSTGIAHILEHSVLCGSRKYPVKKPFVELIKGSLNTFLNAMTFPDKTAYPVASQNLKDFYNLVDVYLDAVFFPLLTEDTFHQEGWHYELEDAKAPLVYKGVVFNEMKGVFSSPDAVMRDLSQRSLYPDVTYGKSSGGDPKAIPDLTFAQFKRFHEKFYHPSNTRAFFSGDDDPAQRLDILDAYFSQFERAEVDAEVGLQPRFNAPRQLHGTYAGTKDADKPRDGMISVNWMIDPPADREEALSHGLLSYLLAGNPAAPLRKALTESGLGEGMTGGGIGSGLRQPMASFGMKGIDPANAPKVETLILDTLAAIAERGFPGDQLEAAINTFEFSLRENNTGSYPRGMTYMFTALATWLHGGDPLAPLHFETALAALKEKAQGGHFEGEIRRLFLDNTHRTTVTLEADPEQGAREAAAEADKLAQVRAGMDEAAIAATISETEKLKRLQETADDPADLAKIPTLTLGDLDREIRKVPVETGEIGGARLFYHDLPTLGIVYLDLGFDLHVLPDELLPYLPLFGRALLQTGTSKQDFVALTQRIGRSTGGINQHRGLSAMQGSAETAAWFFLSGKAVADKVEELLAIMGDVLLDARLDNRERFRQMALEEKAGFEARLVPSGNAIVDTRLKAGLTQAGALSERMGGISYLQFLRELVGRIDSDWAGVQQVLETIRDTLFNRPHMVVNVTTDGALWNQAQGEIGAFTERLPAVEQPLQQWPGPLAARSEGLVIPAQVNYVGKGANLKALGFEVSAAASVALKYLNTTYLWDKVRVQGGAYGGSSRFDLTSGNFSFLSYRDPNLLKTVDVYDGAAKALAAGVGENDLTRSIIGVIGDMDGYQFPDAKGYGSMWRQLTGTTDAIRQQRRDEVLNASSKDFAELAEAVAAVASHGHVVVLGGEAAITAANAQRPGLLDVSKVL; from the coding sequence ATGTTTTCCCATCCCGCCTTTGAACTGGTCCGCGACGAACGCATCGCTGACGTGGATTCCCAAGCGCTGTTGTATCGCCACAAAAAGACCGGGGCGGAGGTTCTGAGCCTCGTCAACAGCGATGAGAACAAGGTGTTTGGCGTCACCTTCAAGACGCCGCCCACCGATTCCACCGGGATCGCGCATATTCTCGAGCATTCAGTGCTGTGCGGGAGCCGGAAATATCCGGTCAAGAAGCCGTTCGTGGAGCTGATCAAGGGGTCGCTCAACACGTTCCTCAACGCCATGACCTTTCCGGACAAAACGGCTTATCCGGTGGCGAGCCAGAACCTCAAGGACTTCTACAACCTTGTGGATGTGTATCTCGATGCGGTGTTTTTCCCGCTCCTGACCGAAGACACCTTCCACCAGGAGGGCTGGCATTACGAGCTCGAGGATGCCAAGGCGCCGCTGGTCTACAAGGGCGTGGTCTTCAACGAGATGAAGGGGGTGTTTTCTTCTCCCGATGCGGTGATGCGCGACTTGTCGCAGCGCTCGCTTTATCCCGATGTGACCTATGGCAAGTCTTCGGGCGGCGATCCCAAGGCCATTCCCGACCTGACCTTCGCGCAGTTCAAGCGCTTCCACGAGAAGTTCTACCATCCCTCCAATACGCGGGCGTTCTTTTCGGGCGACGACGATCCGGCGCAGCGGCTCGATATTCTCGACGCCTATTTCTCGCAGTTCGAGCGGGCGGAGGTCGACGCGGAAGTCGGGCTGCAGCCGCGCTTTAATGCGCCGCGCCAGCTCCACGGCACCTATGCGGGCACTAAGGACGCCGACAAGCCGCGCGACGGGATGATCTCGGTCAACTGGATGATCGATCCGCCCGCTGATCGCGAGGAAGCGCTGTCGCACGGGCTGCTGAGCTATTTGCTGGCCGGCAATCCGGCGGCGCCGCTGCGCAAGGCGCTGACCGAATCCGGGCTGGGCGAGGGCATGACAGGCGGGGGGATCGGCTCGGGGCTGCGCCAGCCGATGGCGAGCTTTGGCATGAAGGGGATCGACCCGGCCAATGCGCCCAAGGTCGAAACGCTGATCCTCGATACGCTGGCCGCGATCGCGGAGCGCGGCTTTCCGGGCGATCAGCTCGAGGCGGCGATCAACACTTTCGAGTTCTCGCTGCGCGAAAACAATACGGGCTCTTATCCGCGCGGGATGACCTATATGTTCACCGCGCTCGCGACCTGGCTGCATGGTGGGGATCCACTGGCGCCGCTGCATTTCGAGACGGCATTGGCGGCGCTCAAGGAGAAGGCGCAAGGGGGCCATTTCGAAGGCGAAATCCGCCGGCTGTTCCTCGACAATACTCACCGCACCACGGTGACGCTCGAGGCCGATCCGGAGCAGGGGGCGCGTGAAGCGGCGGCGGAAGCCGACAAGCTCGCTCAGGTGCGCGCCGGCATGGACGAGGCGGCTATCGCAGCGACGATCAGCGAAACCGAAAAGCTCAAGCGCCTGCAGGAAACCGCCGATGATCCGGCTGATCTCGCCAAGATCCCCACACTGACGCTGGGTGACCTCGATCGCGAGATCCGCAAGGTGCCGGTGGAAACCGGCGAAATCGGGGGCGCGCGGCTGTTCTACCACGACCTGCCAACGCTCGGGATCGTGTATCTCGATCTGGGGTTCGACCTGCATGTGTTGCCTGACGAGCTGCTGCCCTATTTGCCGCTGTTTGGGCGGGCGCTGCTGCAAACCGGCACGAGCAAGCAAGATTTCGTGGCGCTGACGCAGCGCATCGGGCGCAGCACGGGCGGGATAAACCAGCATCGCGGGCTTTCGGCGATGCAAGGGAGCGCCGAGACGGCGGCGTGGTTCTTCCTTTCGGGCAAGGCGGTGGCCGACAAGGTCGAGGAATTGCTCGCCATCATGGGCGATGTGCTGCTCGATGCGCGGCTGGATAACCGCGAGCGGTTCCGGCAGATGGCGCTCGAGGAAAAGGCAGGCTTTGAAGCGCGGCTGGTGCCGAGCGGCAATGCCATTGTCGATACCAGGCTCAAGGCCGGCCTGACGCAGGCGGGCGCCCTGTCCGAGCGCATGGGCGGGATCAGCTATCTGCAGTTCCTGCGCGAACTGGTCGGGCGGATCGACAGCGACTGGGCCGGCGTGCAGCAGGTGCTCGAAACCATCCGCGACACGCTGTTTAACCGCCCGCATATGGTGGTCAATGTGACCACTGACGGCGCTTTGTGGAACCAGGCGCAGGGCGAGATCGGCGCGTTCACCGAACGGCTGCCGGCGGTGGAACAGCCACTACAGCAATGGCCGGGGCCGCTGGCGGCGCGCTCGGAAGGGCTCGTGATCCCGGCGCAGGTCAATTATGTCGGCAAGGGCGCCAACCTCAAGGCCTTGGGGTTCGAGGTTTCGGCCGCCGCGAGCGTGGCGCTCAAATATCTCAACACCACCTATCTCTGGGACAAGGTGCGGGTGCAGGGCGGCGCTTATGGCGGCTCGAGCCGGTTTGACCTGACCTCGGGCAATTTCTCGTTTTTGAGCTATCGCGATCCCAATCTGCTCAAGACGGTCGATGTCTATGACGGCGCGGCCAAGGCGCTGGCGGCTGGGGTGGGCGAGAACGATTTGACGCGTTCCATCATCGGGGTGATCGGGGATATGGACGGTTACCAGTTCCCCGATGCCAAGGGCTATGGCTCGATGTGGCGGCAGCTGACCGGCACGACCGATGCGATCCGCCAGCAGCGGCGCGACGAAGTGCTCAATGCCAGCAGCAAGGATTTCGCTGAACTGGCGGAAGCCGTTGCGGCGGTGGCGAGCCATGGGCATGTGGTGGTGCTGGGCGGGGAAGCCGCTATCACTGCCGCCAATGCGCAGCGGCCGGGACTGCTCGACGTGAGCAAGGTCCTCTAG
- a CDS encoding aldo/keto reductase, translating to MKQRRLGKTGYQVSEIGLGCWQLGGGFGPVGDETANAILDAADAAGVNFWDTADVYGGGLSESRIGAHPKNAQVRVATKLGRGGGLFPNNYSFEGVRASLEGSARRLGVATLDLAQLHCVPTAVLREGSIFGWMDRLQAEGLVRHWGASVETIEEGLLCLEQPGLATLQIIFNVLRQDAAEQLLPKAAERDVGLIVRLPLASGLLSGKFSRDTQFEATDHRNFNRDGEAFSVGETFSGIPYERGLELVQELKGLAPESMPLSQFALRWILDHPEVSTIIAGVSKPEQLADNVAASEQRSLFPALNTRLKEWYEKDVKPAIRGGV from the coding sequence ATGAAACAGCGGCGATTGGGCAAGACGGGGTACCAGGTTTCCGAGATCGGCCTGGGCTGCTGGCAATTGGGTGGCGGGTTCGGGCCGGTGGGCGACGAGACCGCCAATGCCATTCTGGATGCGGCCGATGCGGCTGGCGTCAATTTCTGGGACACGGCCGATGTTTATGGTGGGGGCCTCAGCGAAAGCCGGATCGGCGCGCACCCCAAGAACGCGCAGGTGCGGGTGGCCACCAAGCTCGGGCGCGGGGGCGGGTTGTTCCCCAACAATTACAGTTTTGAGGGCGTGCGGGCGAGCCTTGAGGGTTCGGCGCGGCGGCTGGGCGTAGCGACGCTGGACCTGGCGCAGCTGCATTGCGTGCCCACCGCGGTGTTGCGCGAAGGCTCGATCTTTGGCTGGATGGACCGGTTGCAGGCCGAAGGGCTGGTGCGCCACTGGGGCGCGAGCGTTGAAACGATCGAGGAAGGGCTGCTCTGCCTCGAACAGCCGGGGCTCGCGACCTTGCAGATTATCTTCAATGTGTTGCGCCAGGACGCCGCCGAGCAGCTGTTGCCCAAGGCGGCGGAACGCGATGTCGGCCTCATCGTGCGGCTGCCTCTGGCGAGCGGGCTGCTGTCGGGCAAGTTCAGCCGCGATACGCAGTTCGAGGCGACCGACCACCGCAACTTCAACCGGGACGGGGAAGCCTTTTCGGTGGGCGAGACCTTTTCGGGCATCCCCTATGAGCGGGGGCTGGAACTGGTGCAGGAACTGAAGGGACTCGCGCCCGAAAGCATGCCGCTGAGCCAGTTTGCACTGCGCTGGATCCTTGATCACCCGGAGGTGTCGACGATCATTGCGGGGGTGAGCAAGCCCGAGCAGCTGGCCGACAATGTGGCCGCAAGCGAGCAGCGGAGCCTCTTTCCCGCGCTCAATACGCGGCTCAAGGAATGGTATGAAAAGGACGTGAAGCCGGCCATTCGCGGCGGGGTCTAG
- a CDS encoding GntR family transcriptional regulator translates to MADVTQTGEETMALRVVRALRDDIITMALKPGDVISESDIAAKYGVSRQPVREAFIRLAQLGLLLIRPKRATVVKKISPDGVRQSRFIRESIEVEIVRRLAAQPAPGVRAELEALLAEQEQASLADDHRRFHELDELFHRVLARLAGVEYAWQLIDDHKMQLDRVRYLTLGVSSSQRAIAEHRQIVDAVAAADPVAAEAAMRAHLARAEVLLAQTIADFPEYFDEG, encoded by the coding sequence GTGGCCGATGTGACCCAAACCGGCGAAGAAACCATGGCGCTGCGCGTCGTGCGGGCTTTGCGCGACGACATCATCACCATGGCCCTCAAGCCGGGCGATGTGATTTCGGAAAGCGATATCGCCGCTAAATATGGCGTGTCGCGTCAGCCGGTGCGCGAAGCTTTTATCCGGCTGGCGCAGCTGGGGCTGCTGCTGATCCGGCCCAAGCGCGCGACGGTGGTCAAGAAAATCTCGCCCGATGGGGTGCGCCAATCCCGGTTCATCCGCGAATCGATCGAAGTCGAGATCGTGCGGCGCCTGGCGGCGCAGCCCGCGCCGGGCGTGCGCGCCGAGCTCGAGGCGCTGCTCGCGGAGCAGGAGCAGGCTTCACTGGCCGACGACCATCGGCGCTTCCACGAGCTCGACGAGTTGTTTCACCGAGTGCTCGCGCGGCTGGCGGGGGTGGAATATGCCTGGCAGCTGATCGACGATCACAAGATGCAGCTCGACCGGGTGCGCTATCTGACGCTGGGCGTGTCCTCGAGCCAGCGCGCCATTGCCGAGCATCGGCAGATTGTGGATGCGGTGGCGGCCGCCGATCCGGTGGCGGCCGAAGCGGCGATGCGGGCGCATCTGGCCCGGGCCGAAGTGCTGCTGGCCCAGACCATTGCCGATTTTCCCGAATATTTCGACGAAGGCTGA
- a CDS encoding Gfo/Idh/MocA family oxidoreductase encodes MAKTYALVGTGGRARMFYEAIFGPHREHSRLLALCDTNQVRMDFTNRVIETELGGQAVPTFKASDFGAMLKQHQPDTVIVTSIDRTHHHYIIAALEAGCDVITEKPMTTDPEKCQAILDAVERTGKQVRVTFNYRYAPHNSALRELIAEGAIGTPTSVHFEWLLDTRHGADYFRRWHRDKRNSGGLMVHKSTHHFDLVNFWLGSQPDTVFGMGDLKFYGRANAEERGIFTPYTRTTGVEAAKNDPFAIDLTSNPVQKGLYWDAEKEDGYQRDQNVFGDGISIEDTMNVMVRYRNKAVMTYSLYAYAPWEGFNVAINGTGGRLELTVHETSYINAGSTSDTEGAAKGVTLYHFPLGGEARQVPVKHGEGGHGGGDKIMLEEIFGNATPKPGYGANHRDGALSILTGIAANQSFATGLPVKVDTLVRL; translated from the coding sequence ATGGCCAAGACTTACGCGCTGGTGGGCACCGGCGGTCGTGCCCGCATGTTCTATGAAGCGATCTTCGGGCCCCATCGCGAGCATTCCCGCCTGCTGGCGCTCTGCGACACCAATCAGGTGCGCATGGATTTCACCAACCGCGTGATCGAAACCGAGCTGGGCGGCCAGGCCGTGCCCACCTTCAAGGCCAGCGATTTCGGCGCCATGCTCAAACAGCACCAGCCCGATACGGTGATCGTCACCTCAATCGATCGCACCCACCACCACTACATCATCGCGGCGCTGGAAGCCGGTTGCGACGTCATCACCGAAAAGCCGATGACCACCGACCCCGAAAAGTGCCAGGCCATCCTCGACGCCGTCGAGCGCACCGGCAAGCAGGTCCGCGTCACCTTCAATTATCGCTACGCCCCGCATAATTCCGCTTTACGCGAACTGATCGCCGAAGGCGCCATCGGCACCCCCACTTCCGTGCATTTCGAATGGCTGCTCGATACCCGCCACGGCGCCGATTACTTCCGCCGCTGGCACCGCGACAAGCGCAATTCGGGCGGCCTCATGGTGCACAAGTCCACCCACCATTTCGACCTCGTCAATTTCTGGCTGGGCTCCCAGCCCGATACCGTCTTTGGCATGGGCGACCTCAAATTCTACGGCCGCGCCAATGCCGAAGAGCGCGGCATCTTCACCCCCTATACCCGCACCACCGGCGTGGAGGCCGCGAAGAACGACCCCTTCGCCATCGATCTCACCAGCAACCCGGTGCAAAAGGGCCTTTATTGGGACGCTGAGAAGGAAGATGGGTATCAGCGCGATCAGAACGTCTTTGGTGACGGCATCTCCATCGAAGACACGATGAATGTCATGGTCCGCTACCGCAACAAGGCGGTGATGACCTATTCCCTCTATGCCTATGCGCCCTGGGAAGGCTTCAACGTCGCCATCAACGGCACCGGTGGGCGCCTCGAGCTCACCGTGCACGAAACCTCCTACATCAATGCCGGGTCCACCTCGGACACCGAAGGGGCCGCCAAGGGCGTCACGCTCTACCACTTCCCCTTGGGCGGCGAAGCGCGCCAGGTCCCGGTCAAGCATGGCGAAGGCGGCCATGGCGGCGGCGACAAGATCATGCTTGAGGAAATTTTTGGCAATGCGACGCCAAAACCCGGCTATGGCGCCAATCACCGCGACGGCGCCCTCTCCATCCTCACCGGCATTGCCGCCAACCAGTCCTTTGCCACCGGCCTGCCGGTCAAGGTCGACACCCTCGTGCGGCTCTGA
- a CDS encoding ATP-binding protein, whose translation MKVQIDMGATGAGVSKGSALLDLEELLATRLLVQGNSGSGKSHLLRRLLEQSAPWVQQCIIDPEGDFVTLADKFGHVVVDAARTEAELTRIAGRIRQHRVSVVLNLEGLDVEQQMRAAAAFLGGMFDADRDHWYPVLVVVDEAQLFAPAVGGEVSDEARKLSLGAMTNLMCRGRKRGLAGVIATQRLAKLAKNVAAEASNFLMGRTFLDIDMARAADLLGMEKRQAEQFRDLARGHFIALGPAISRRPLPVVIGTVETSARSTSPKLTPFEAPVDAAELIFTAEPELARPVVRRPAPPPPPSTNELLAQVARARPEAEPTPQSLFPEIDEAERDSQIDAIMVELLSDPDAAFRTTAVLYQDFLVRCRIRRVPGEPPELPAFKRRLAVARVAPEKELADSDGWQAALAMSETLTDDVQGVFLVLAQAALAGEPCPSDATVARLYGTHSTSRARRLLTWFEERGLLVVRLDFRNNRVVAFPDLNCETAPGDPNGPDALIDERPAAE comes from the coding sequence ATGAAGGTTCAGATCGACATGGGCGCTACCGGCGCCGGCGTTTCCAAGGGAAGTGCCTTGCTCGATCTCGAGGAACTCCTTGCCACCCGTCTCCTCGTGCAAGGCAATTCCGGCTCGGGCAAATCCCACCTCCTGCGCCGCCTGCTCGAGCAAAGCGCGCCCTGGGTGCAGCAATGCATCATCGATCCCGAGGGCGATTTCGTCACCCTTGCCGACAAGTTCGGCCATGTCGTGGTTGATGCCGCCCGCACCGAGGCCGAGCTCACCCGCATTGCCGGCCGCATCCGCCAGCACCGCGTCTCGGTCGTGCTCAACCTCGAAGGCCTCGATGTCGAGCAGCAGATGCGCGCCGCCGCCGCCTTTCTCGGCGGCATGTTCGATGCCGATCGCGACCACTGGTATCCCGTGCTCGTCGTCGTCGACGAAGCCCAGCTCTTTGCCCCCGCCGTTGGCGGTGAAGTGTCCGACGAAGCGCGCAAGCTTTCGCTCGGCGCCATGACCAACCTCATGTGCCGCGGCCGCAAGCGCGGCCTCGCCGGTGTCATCGCCACGCAGCGCCTCGCCAAGCTCGCCAAAAACGTGGCGGCCGAAGCCTCCAATTTCCTCATGGGCCGCACTTTTCTCGATATCGACATGGCTCGCGCCGCCGATCTGCTGGGCATGGAAAAGCGTCAGGCCGAGCAATTCCGCGACCTCGCGCGCGGCCATTTCATCGCTCTGGGCCCCGCCATTTCGCGCCGACCGCTGCCCGTTGTTATCGGCACAGTGGAAACCTCGGCCCGCTCCACGAGCCCCAAGCTCACCCCCTTTGAAGCCCCGGTGGATGCCGCCGAGCTGATCTTCACCGCCGAGCCCGAGCTCGCCCGTCCCGTGGTGCGCCGCCCCGCTCCGCCCCCGCCGCCCTCGACCAATGAACTACTCGCCCAGGTCGCCCGCGCGCGCCCGGAAGCCGAGCCGACGCCGCAATCGCTGTTCCCCGAGATCGACGAAGCCGAGCGCGATTCGCAGATCGACGCCATCATGGTCGAACTCTTGAGCGACCCCGACGCCGCCTTCCGCACCACGGCGGTGCTCTATCAGGATTTCCTCGTGCGCTGCCGCATCCGGCGCGTCCCCGGCGAACCGCCCGAACTGCCGGCCTTCAAGCGCCGCCTCGCCGTCGCCCGCGTTGCGCCCGAAAAGGAACTGGCCGACAGCGATGGCTGGCAGGCCGCGCTCGCCATGTCGGAAACCCTCACCGACGACGTGCAGGGCGTCTTTCTGGTCTTGGCCCAAGCCGCCCTTGCCGGCGAACCCTGCCCTTCCGACGCCACGGTGGCGCGCCTTTACGGCACCCACTCCACCAGCCGCGCCCGGCGCCTCCTCACCTGGTTCGAGGAACGCGGCCTCCTCGTTGTCCGCCTCGACTTCCGCAACAACCGGGTCGTCGCCTTCCCCGACCTCAACTGCGAAACCGCCCCCGGCGACCCCAACGGCCCCGACGCCCTCATCGACGAACGCCCCGCCGCCGAATAA
- a CDS encoding aldose 1-epimerase family protein, whose protein sequence is MDLITIANADLRVALAPMGAEMQSITTADGGEWLWHGDPQFWNGRAPVLFPIVGKAPDDQVSIEGQMFAMSQHGFARRSIFTLAEQGEDHCRFELRASEVTHEVYPFEFVLAVSYRLEGRKVVVEAEVTNADGRPIPFGLGFHPAFAWPLPGCAGEEHRAVLDNGAEPARAKLEGGLLGPDMLPSPFKAGELVLEHGLFDEDALVFPQGAGSGIRFVAESGKGLHFTWSNLPAFALWSKPKMEAPFLCLEPWHGMAARVGAGPALEERPLTLTLVPGGVARFGFAVEVLG, encoded by the coding sequence ATGGATCTGATCACCATCGCCAATGCAGATCTGCGCGTCGCCCTTGCGCCGATGGGGGCGGAAATGCAGTCGATCACCACCGCGGATGGCGGGGAATGGCTGTGGCATGGCGATCCGCAATTCTGGAATGGGCGGGCGCCGGTCCTGTTTCCCATTGTGGGCAAGGCGCCGGACGATCAGGTGAGCATCGAGGGGCAGATGTTCGCGATGAGCCAGCACGGCTTTGCGCGGCGGAGCATTTTCACGCTGGCTGAGCAGGGGGAGGATCACTGCCGCTTCGAGCTCAGGGCGTCAGAGGTAACGCACGAGGTTTATCCGTTCGAGTTCGTCCTGGCCGTGAGTTACCGGCTCGAGGGGCGCAAGGTCGTGGTGGAAGCGGAAGTCACCAATGCCGATGGGCGGCCGATTCCGTTTGGGCTCGGATTTCACCCCGCCTTTGCCTGGCCGCTGCCGGGCTGCGCGGGCGAGGAGCATCGCGCCGTGCTCGATAATGGGGCCGAGCCGGCGCGGGCCAAGCTCGAAGGGGGTCTGCTCGGCCCCGACATGCTGCCGTCGCCGTTCAAGGCGGGTGAACTGGTGCTGGAGCATGGGCTGTTTGATGAGGATGCGCTGGTGTTTCCGCAAGGAGCCGGCAGCGGCATCCGGTTCGTGGCGGAAAGCGGCAAGGGTTTGCACTTCACCTGGAGCAATCTGCCGGCCTTTGCCTTGTGGAGCAAACCCAAGATGGAGGCGCCGTTCTTGTGCCTAGAGCCCTGGCACGGCATGGCGGCACGGGTGGGGGCGGGTCCGGCGCTCGAGGAGCGGCCGTTGACGCTAACGCTGGTGCCGGGCGGGGTGGCGCGGTTCGGGTTTGCGGTTGAGGTGTTGGGGTAG
- a CDS encoding DUF72 domain-containing protein, with protein MAQCGEIRIGLSGWTYTPWRGNFYPEGLPQKRELAFAAVHFNALEINGTFYGMQTPKSFEQWRDAVPEGFVFALKGPRYLTHMLKLTNPEPPLANFFASGPLALGERLGPVLWQFPERFAFNPERLEAFFRLLPRDTAQAAELARRHDGRLRAPPHFGDGVVRPIRHAMEIRHQSFCDPVFIELLRRYEIALVCADTVSWPLLMDVTADFVYCRLHGSEELYKSGYSPAQLDSWAERVRRWSTGQATDGNFVTGPTADGVKRDVYLFFDNTDKLMAPGDALGLMARLGVQWAPPNADEAKAVRIAARSRRTLPQI; from the coding sequence TTGGCGCAGTGCGGGGAGATCAGGATCGGGCTTTCGGGGTGGACCTACACGCCCTGGCGCGGCAATTTCTATCCTGAAGGGCTGCCGCAAAAGCGCGAACTGGCCTTTGCCGCGGTTCATTTCAATGCGCTCGAGATCAATGGCACGTTTTATGGGATGCAGACGCCCAAGTCGTTCGAGCAATGGCGCGATGCGGTTCCGGAAGGGTTTGTGTTTGCGCTCAAGGGGCCGCGCTATCTGACCCATATGCTCAAGCTCACCAATCCCGAGCCGCCGCTGGCCAATTTCTTTGCTTCGGGGCCGTTGGCGCTGGGGGAGCGGCTGGGGCCGGTGCTGTGGCAGTTTCCCGAGCGGTTTGCCTTCAACCCGGAGCGGCTCGAGGCGTTTTTTCGGCTGCTGCCGCGCGACACCGCGCAGGCGGCAGAGCTGGCGCGGCGGCATGACGGGCGGTTGCGGGCGCCGCCGCATTTCGGCGACGGGGTGGTGCGACCGATCCGGCACGCCATGGAAATCCGGCATCAGAGCTTTTGCGACCCGGTGTTTATCGAGCTGCTGCGGCGCTACGAGATTGCGCTGGTCTGCGCCGACACGGTGAGCTGGCCGCTGCTGATGGATGTGACGGCGGACTTTGTTTATTGCCGCCTGCATGGCTCGGAGGAGCTCTATAAGTCAGGCTATTCCCCCGCCCAGCTCGATAGCTGGGCCGAGCGGGTGCGGCGGTGGTCCACCGGGCAGGCGACCGATGGGAACTTTGTCACCGGTCCGACTGCGGATGGCGTAAAGCGCGATGTTTACCTGTTTTTCGACAATACCGACAAGCTGATGGCACCCGGAGATGCGCTAGGCTTGATGGCGCGACTCGGAGTGCAATGGGCGCCGCCCAATGCTGACGAGGCCAAGGCGGTGCGCATAGCGGCCCGTTCGCGTCGAACCCTTCCACAAATTTGA
- a CDS encoding DoxX family protein encodes MIIAGWIMTGLLALFMLGASVAPKLLGSTLALEPLQAVGWPPKYLLLIGVIEAVCTVLFVIPRTSLLGAVLLTGLLGAALAANLRVDNPLFSHTLFSLYLGVFAWVALWLREPRIRGVFPLT; translated from the coding sequence ATGATTATTGCTGGCTGGATCATGACGGGGCTCTTGGCGCTGTTCATGCTGGGTGCGTCGGTGGCGCCAAAACTGCTGGGCTCGACGCTGGCGCTGGAGCCGCTGCAGGCGGTGGGATGGCCGCCTAAATATCTGCTGCTGATTGGGGTGATCGAGGCGGTGTGCACCGTCCTGTTTGTGATCCCACGCACTTCGCTGCTGGGGGCGGTGTTGTTGACCGGGCTGCTGGGGGCGGCGCTGGCGGCCAATCTGCGGGTGGATAATCCGCTGTTCAGCCATACGCTGTTTAGCCTCTATCTGGGGGTGTTCGCCTGGGTGGCGCTGTGGCTGCGCGAGCCGCGGATCAGGGGCGTGTTTCCGTTGACGTGA